Genomic window (Paenibacillus sp. 37):
CTTCTGGTGTATGGTATCCCCCTTTGAAGAACTGCCCGGTATTCATAAGATCGTATCGGGTTATACAGGAGGACATACCGAGAATCCAACATATGAAGAGGTCTGCTCGGAGACAACAGGACATGTAGAGGCTGTACAAATTACGTTTGACCCTGCCATCTTCCCTTATAAGAAACTGGTTGAACTGTTCTGGCAGCAGATTGATCCTACGGATACAGGCGGGCAATTCCATGACCGTGGATCCTCCTATCAGACGGCCATCTTCTATCACAGCGAAGAACAGCGCCAGATTGCGGAAGCTTCCAAAGCGGAGCTGGGACAAAGCGGACGTTTTGACAAACCAATCTTCACTCCCATTTTGCCAGCCAAACCGTTCTATGAAGCGGAAGAACATCATCAAAATTATCACCGGAAGAACCCTGCCCATTACAAACGCTACAGCAAAGGTTCTGGACGCGTAGATTTCATTGAACGCAACTGGACCGGTAACGTGGATAAAGACGGGCTGAAAGAGCGTTTGACGCCGCTTCAATATGAAGTTACGCAGAACAGCGCAACCGAGCCTGCATTCCATAACGAATTCTGGGATCACCACGGTGATGGTATCTATGTGGATATCGTATCTGGCGAGCCATTGTTCAGTTCTACCGACAAATACGACTCCGGCTGCGGCTGGCCGAGCTTCACACGTCCATTGCGTGACCACAACGTGAAGGAAAAAACCGATCTCAGCCACTTCATGATT
Coding sequences:
- the msrA gene encoding peptide-methionine (S)-S-oxide reductase MsrA, translated to MEQHSSELATFAGGCFWCMVSPFEELPGIHKIVSGYTGGHTENPTYEEVCSETTGHVEAVQITFDPAIFPYKKLVELFWQQIDPTDTGGQFHDRGSSYQTAIFYHSEEQRQIAEASKAELGQSGRFDKPIFTPILPAKPFYEAEEHHQNYHRKNPAHYKRYSKGSGRVDFIERNWTGNVDKDGLKERLTPLQYEVTQNSATEPAFHNEFWDHHGDGIYVDIVSGEPLFSSTDKYDSGCGWPSFTRPLRDHNVKEKTDLSHFMIRTEVRSREGDSHLGHLFNDGPAEAGGMRYCINSAALRFVPKEDLQKEGYGEYAVLFQ